A window of the Marinilabiliales bacterium genome harbors these coding sequences:
- a CDS encoding type I 3-dehydroquinate dehydratase, with protein MLYAHEFKVCVCIGNVPFDAVSGILEKVDMAEIRLDLAEFDESQMKAVFESHPNLIATCREGRHDDAGREKILKSAMEYGAAWVDIEDDAGGQWKKRMMAAVKESPARLILSRHYYTHTPPAGELRTIAGKMFDSGADVAKLACQVNSPAEAAAILGLYDGFEGLVAIGMGPLGVITRLAAPFLGAPFTFAAFGDNLPTAAGQIEYGEITSMIERISAYG; from the coding sequence ATGCTTTATGCACATGAATTCAAAGTTTGCGTTTGCATTGGCAACGTTCCCTTCGATGCCGTGTCGGGCATCCTTGAAAAAGTGGATATGGCCGAGATACGGCTTGACCTTGCCGAGTTTGACGAGTCGCAGATGAAGGCGGTCTTTGAAAGCCATCCCAACCTCATTGCCACCTGCCGCGAGGGCAGGCATGATGATGCCGGAAGGGAGAAAATTCTGAAAAGTGCAATGGAATACGGCGCCGCGTGGGTTGATATTGAAGACGATGCCGGCGGTCAGTGGAAGAAGCGTATGATGGCAGCGGTAAAGGAGAGTCCCGCCCGGCTTATCCTGTCACGTCATTACTATACCCACACGCCCCCGGCTGGTGAATTGCGTACAATAGCCGGAAAGATGTTCGACAGCGGCGCCGACGTGGCAAAGCTGGCGTGCCAGGTGAACAGTCCGGCAGAGGCCGCGGCCATACTCGGGTTATATGACGGCTTTGAGGGACTGGTGGCAATCGGTATGGGACCCCTTGGCGTGATAACCAGGCTGGCGGCCCCTTTTCTGGGTGCACCCTTCACTTTTGCCGCATTTGGCGATAACCTGCCCACTGCCGCCGGACAGATCGAGTACGGCGAGATAACATCGATGATAGAAAGAATATCCGCATATGGTTGA